The following proteins are co-located in the Cryptosporangium minutisporangium genome:
- a CDS encoding cell division protein FtsK, with protein MTSPNDQHDPGRFDWNRAENDLNTSTPAVGPDGSTAEVVDLDAARGRRGQVWDTSYEIELDSADQTPLVGELVDAPVIAPEGTRRPIIPVSLRPENLRDTLARFLGQVAYVSGFHAIRSPWYLLQTLWFALRGLLRVVRLQLGWWWVRNHFALLQHTADANDPHEWLKIHREIKSTRLWRGIVLGTEAVTILIGGFIAWALVPRLYLGLALVGALLVLAHVGRPAGRTIIGTAIVAPRFRKLNSDVVLRAYYAAKLGDPDKAGQQIQFGSRMGREGGGSHVLVDLPYGKGLDDAVKARGAIASGMDVALSQVFISRDPSSHRRHVLWVADRDPLALPAGRTPLLRCKPTDIWQPAPFGLDERGNVVSVNLMWTSLLIGAQPRQGKTFAARTLALYAALDPYVKLAVFDGGGKPDWRRFALVADWYAFGLALTRDGDPADILLGFLRWLKAEVQDRYERLSQLPVDVCPEGKLTREIARDPKYRMPVWAVFMDEFQEYFDLGEQSKEIAGLLVYLVKVAPAAGICLVDATQRPSGIGNGQVASQFISFRDNHQVRFALRTGSWQVSDLVLGSGAYSEGFDSSTLLPTYKGVGMLRGASDATPMVRTYLAEAPDAEKILLAARKLREHTGTLSGMAAGEQVARETRDVLADVASVFTVSETGLHWTVIAARLADRIPEHYADLTADAISAQMRALKVPSKDVKRDGQNLKGARAADVRTALERREANGA; from the coding sequence ATGACGAGCCCCAACGACCAGCACGACCCGGGCCGATTCGACTGGAATCGCGCCGAGAACGACCTGAACACTTCGACACCTGCTGTCGGCCCGGACGGGAGCACCGCCGAGGTAGTCGACCTGGACGCCGCCCGCGGTCGGCGTGGACAGGTGTGGGACACCTCCTACGAGATCGAACTGGACTCGGCCGACCAGACGCCCCTCGTGGGCGAGCTGGTCGACGCCCCGGTGATCGCTCCGGAGGGCACGCGCCGGCCGATCATCCCGGTCTCACTGCGCCCGGAGAACCTGCGCGACACCCTTGCCCGGTTCCTCGGGCAGGTCGCCTACGTGTCCGGCTTCCACGCGATCCGCTCCCCCTGGTACCTGCTCCAGACGCTTTGGTTCGCTCTCCGGGGTCTGCTCCGCGTGGTGCGGCTCCAGCTCGGCTGGTGGTGGGTGCGCAACCACTTCGCGCTGCTCCAGCACACCGCCGACGCCAACGACCCGCATGAATGGCTCAAGATCCACCGCGAGATCAAGTCGACCCGGCTGTGGCGCGGCATCGTCCTCGGCACCGAGGCCGTCACGATCCTGATCGGCGGATTCATCGCGTGGGCGCTGGTCCCGCGCCTGTACCTGGGGCTCGCACTGGTGGGGGCGCTGCTGGTCCTGGCCCACGTCGGCCGTCCGGCCGGTCGCACGATCATCGGGACGGCGATCGTGGCGCCACGCTTCCGGAAGCTGAACTCCGACGTCGTGCTGCGGGCGTACTACGCGGCGAAGCTCGGCGACCCGGACAAGGCCGGTCAGCAGATCCAGTTCGGCTCGCGCATGGGTCGTGAGGGTGGTGGCTCGCACGTCCTGGTCGACCTGCCGTACGGCAAGGGTCTGGACGACGCGGTCAAGGCCCGGGGCGCCATCGCGTCGGGCATGGATGTGGCGCTCTCGCAGGTCTTCATCTCGCGTGACCCGTCGAGCCACCGCCGGCACGTGCTGTGGGTCGCCGACCGTGACCCGCTGGCGCTCCCGGCGGGCCGGACGCCGCTGCTGCGCTGCAAGCCGACCGACATCTGGCAGCCGGCACCATTCGGGCTCGACGAGCGGGGCAACGTCGTCTCGGTCAACCTGATGTGGACCTCGCTGCTCATCGGTGCGCAGCCCCGGCAGGGCAAGACGTTCGCCGCCCGCACGCTGGCGCTCTATGCCGCGCTGGACCCGTACGTGAAGCTCGCCGTGTTCGACGGTGGCGGTAAGCCGGACTGGCGACGGTTCGCGCTGGTCGCCGACTGGTACGCCTTCGGTCTCGCGCTCACCCGCGACGGCGACCCGGCCGACATCCTGCTCGGCTTCCTCCGCTGGCTCAAGGCCGAGGTGCAAGACCGCTACGAGCGGCTGTCCCAGCTCCCGGTCGACGTGTGCCCGGAAGGCAAGCTCACCCGCGAGATCGCCCGCGACCCGAAGTACCGCATGCCCGTCTGGGCCGTCTTCATGGACGAATTCCAGGAGTACTTCGACCTGGGAGAGCAGTCCAAGGAGATCGCCGGACTGCTGGTCTACCTGGTCAAGGTCGCACCGGCCGCCGGAATCTGCCTGGTCGACGCCACCCAGCGACCCTCGGGCATCGGCAACGGGCAAGTCGCCAGCCAGTTCATCTCTTTCCGCGACAACCACCAAGTCCGCTTCGCGCTGCGCACCGGCTCCTGGCAGGTCTCCGACCTGGTCCTGGGCTCCGGCGCCTACAGCGAAGGCTTCGACTCCTCCACGCTGCTGCCCACGTACAAAGGCGTCGGGATGCTCCGGGGCGCCTCGGACGCAACGCCCATGGTGCGGACCTACCTCGCCGAGGCACCGGACGCGGAAAAGATCCTGCTCGCCGCCCGCAAACTCCGCGAGCACACCGGAACGCTCTCCGGCATGGCCGCCGGCGAGCAGGTGGCCCGCGAGACCCGCGACGTGCTCGCCGACGTGGCGAGCGTGTTCACCGTCTCGGAGACCGGTCTGCACTGGACGGTCATCGCTGCACGGCTCGCCGACCGTATCCCCGAGCACTACGCCGACCTGACCGCCGACGCGATCTCGGCGCAGATGCGCGCACTGAAGGTGCCGAGCAAGGACGTCAAGCGCGACGGCCAGAACCTCAAGGGCGCCCGCGCCGCCGACGTCCGGACCGCGCTCGAACGCCGCGAGGCGAACGGAGCGTAA
- a CDS encoding ABC transporter permease — protein sequence MTTDVTKPGSTYPASIEALLPRARELASALGSLPSRNKLMQELRIGAPKAGALRDVLTSEAPTGRETGMGRLHLVTADESDPVPVEVAPAPIETTTVTVEPSAPIQATPTPEASPQISEDGHPGTPTHEETPTTGRVPRSWPVLLLAFGAFVTIWSGWVGLGELTGFGIVHPLPGIWDEFELNTAITLPIGMEAYAAYALRAWLSPAVPPRARRFAKWSAIGSLTLGALGQIAYHQMAAANVTQAPWPITTLVACLPVAVLGMGAALAHLLHDR from the coding sequence ATGACCACCGACGTGACCAAGCCCGGAAGCACCTACCCGGCCTCGATTGAGGCGCTGTTACCGCGCGCCCGAGAGCTGGCCTCAGCTCTGGGTTCGCTGCCGTCGCGGAACAAGCTCATGCAGGAACTCCGGATCGGTGCACCCAAGGCAGGTGCGCTCCGCGACGTGCTCACCTCAGAGGCACCGACCGGACGCGAGACCGGCATGGGTCGCCTGCATCTCGTCACCGCCGACGAGTCGGACCCGGTGCCGGTCGAGGTGGCCCCGGCTCCGATCGAGACCACAACCGTGACGGTTGAGCCGTCAGCGCCGATTCAGGCCACCCCGACCCCCGAAGCATCGCCGCAGATCAGCGAGGACGGACACCCGGGCACGCCGACTCACGAGGAGACACCAACGACCGGTCGGGTGCCCCGCTCGTGGCCGGTGCTGCTGCTGGCGTTCGGCGCGTTCGTGACCATCTGGTCGGGCTGGGTCGGACTCGGCGAGCTGACCGGGTTCGGCATCGTGCACCCGCTCCCGGGCATCTGGGACGAGTTCGAGCTGAACACCGCGATCACGCTTCCGATCGGCATGGAGGCGTACGCCGCTTACGCGCTCCGAGCCTGGCTCTCTCCCGCTGTCCCGCCGCGTGCTCGCCGGTTCGCGAAGTGGTCCGCGATCGGGTCACTGACGCTCGGCGCGCTCGGGCAGATCGCCTACCACCAGATGGCCGCCGCGAACGTCACCCAGGCGCCCTGGCCGATCACCACCCTGGTCGCCTGTCTGCCCGTCGCCGTACTCGGCATGGGCGCCGCGCTCGCCCACCTACTCCACGACCGCTGA
- a CDS encoding DUF6284 family protein, whose product MSIVSAAVPTHGTQDNEEPSAAELAAITAEWPMIAAELDVVDAEIRIVSVVRPSALDWRRLRRAERRVLALRDLAARPAIRSDFPGVA is encoded by the coding sequence ATGTCGATCGTAAGTGCCGCCGTGCCCACGCACGGCACCCAGGACAACGAAGAGCCATCCGCCGCCGAGCTGGCAGCGATCACGGCCGAGTGGCCGATGATCGCTGCTGAGTTGGACGTGGTCGATGCCGAGATACGCATCGTCTCGGTCGTCCGCCCGTCCGCGCTCGACTGGCGCCGGCTGCGTCGGGCCGAGCGTCGTGTACTCGCGCTCCGCGACCTGGCCGCCCGTCCGGCCATCCGGTCCGACTTCCCGGGGGTGGCGTGA
- a CDS encoding aminoglycoside phosphotransferase family protein — protein sequence MAAARAPFDRDTAYEALTAATADLPYDPADAELVRLGSYAVFRLRGLPVIARVGRSESLLPVARREVAVAEWLASAGIPAVRVLDLDLEQPIVVNGRIVTLWESASDEVEYGTPAELAELLRQLHALTPPASLDLPNLQPLGRATDRVDQADGLDEDQRGFLRDKAKELTEAYDGLEFALPIGVVHGDANVGNVFRDRNDRPLFGDLDGFAIGPREWDLLQTAMFFDRYGWHNEGEYRAFTDVYGFDMLAWPGYETLAQTKEFLMVTWMAQNAGHGDAKVDAELAKRIDSLRTGASRKDWAPF from the coding sequence GTGGCTGCTGCGCGCGCCCCCTTCGACCGTGACACCGCCTACGAAGCTCTGACCGCTGCAACCGCGGACCTGCCGTACGACCCGGCAGACGCCGAACTGGTGCGTCTCGGGTCGTACGCCGTGTTCCGCCTACGCGGCCTTCCCGTCATCGCCCGCGTCGGGCGTTCCGAATCGCTGCTGCCAGTCGCCCGCCGCGAGGTTGCGGTGGCCGAGTGGCTTGCCTCGGCCGGTATCCCCGCCGTCCGTGTTCTCGACCTGGACCTCGAGCAGCCAATCGTGGTCAACGGCCGCATTGTGACCCTGTGGGAGTCTGCCTCCGACGAAGTCGAGTACGGCACACCCGCCGAGTTGGCCGAGCTGCTGCGCCAGCTGCACGCGCTCACGCCGCCGGCCTCCCTCGACCTACCGAACCTGCAACCGCTCGGCCGCGCGACTGATCGCGTCGACCAGGCCGACGGCCTCGATGAAGACCAGCGAGGCTTCCTGCGTGACAAGGCCAAGGAGCTGACCGAGGCCTACGACGGACTCGAATTCGCCCTACCGATCGGCGTGGTCCACGGGGACGCCAACGTCGGGAACGTCTTCCGGGACCGGAACGACCGTCCGCTGTTCGGCGACCTGGATGGGTTCGCGATCGGCCCGCGTGAATGGGACCTGTTGCAGACCGCCATGTTCTTCGACCGGTACGGCTGGCACAACGAGGGCGAGTACCGAGCGTTCACTGACGTCTATGGCTTCGACATGCTCGCTTGGCCTGGTTACGAGACGCTGGCCCAAACGAAAGAGTTCCTGATGGTCACGTGGATGGCTCAGAACGCCGGCCACGGTGATGCGAAGGTCGACGCCGAGCTGGCGAAGCGGATTGACAGTCTCCGCACAGGCGCCAGCCGCAAGGACTGGGCACCGTTCTAG
- a CDS encoding helix-turn-helix domain-containing protein — protein sequence MPRVNEEPVPPPSVDAEWWTTSDVAAYLNLRVGTVSSYRQRGQMPEPDMTVGRTHMWRPARIVEWHEQRPRPGVGGRPVPADTSDVETAD from the coding sequence GTGCCCCGCGTCAACGAAGAGCCCGTCCCTCCTCCATCAGTAGACGCCGAGTGGTGGACGACGTCCGACGTCGCCGCCTACCTGAATCTGCGTGTCGGCACGGTCAGTTCCTACCGCCAGCGTGGGCAGATGCCCGAACCCGACATGACTGTTGGCCGCACCCATATGTGGCGTCCGGCTCGCATCGTCGAGTGGCACGAGCAGCGCCCGCGCCCCGGCGTCGGCGGACGTCCCGTGCCGGCGGACACGAGCGATGTCGAGACGGCAGACTGA